A window of Paraburkholderia bryophila contains these coding sequences:
- a CDS encoding NAD(P)/FAD-dependent oxidoreductase yields MNAPTPGFNTLDQRADALIANSYYEASAPRPAADDPTLDGVLEADVCVIGAGFAGLSVALECRARGLSVIVLDAHRPGWGASGRNGGQTLVGFAKDEVLEKQLGLDGARAAWAMSVEGVALVRERIERYGIDCDFTAGYLTVATKPKRVPDLRAWMESASQRWGYTKLSWLDTDEIRSRVASRRYLAGVYDPFSGHLHPLKYCLGLADAARREGAQLFAHSPVIDVVRGARPVVRTARGEVHCRFVAACGNVTIGDVLPAPIAARIAPIASYIVATEPLGKARADALIQQREAICDNNFFLDYFRLSADHRVLFGGRASSTGASPVQLGAEIRERMIGVFPQLADVKVDYAWGGFVDVTRNRAPDFGSIDPNYFYVQGFSGHGVALTGIAGRVVAKAMAGETAAFDLFAQLRHARFPGGPALRGPALELGMMYHRILELF; encoded by the coding sequence ATGAATGCACCGACTCCCGGCTTCAATACACTCGACCAGCGCGCCGACGCGCTGATCGCCAACTCCTACTACGAGGCCAGCGCGCCCCGTCCGGCCGCCGACGACCCCACGCTCGACGGCGTGCTGGAGGCCGACGTGTGCGTGATCGGCGCGGGTTTCGCCGGTTTGTCGGTGGCACTCGAGTGTCGTGCGCGCGGCCTTTCCGTGATCGTGCTCGACGCACACCGGCCGGGCTGGGGCGCGTCGGGCCGCAACGGTGGCCAGACGCTGGTGGGTTTCGCGAAAGACGAGGTCCTTGAGAAACAGCTCGGACTCGACGGCGCGCGCGCCGCATGGGCCATGTCGGTGGAAGGTGTGGCGCTGGTGCGCGAGCGCATTGAACGCTATGGCATCGACTGCGATTTCACGGCCGGCTATTTAACGGTGGCGACCAAACCGAAACGTGTACCCGATTTGCGAGCGTGGATGGAATCGGCGTCGCAACGTTGGGGCTACACAAAACTCTCGTGGCTCGATACCGATGAAATCCGTTCGCGAGTCGCGTCGCGTCGTTATCTCGCCGGCGTTTACGATCCGTTTTCCGGCCATCTGCACCCGCTCAAATACTGCCTCGGTCTCGCCGATGCCGCGCGCCGCGAAGGCGCACAACTGTTCGCGCATTCGCCGGTAATCGATGTGGTGCGCGGCGCGCGGCCGGTCGTGCGAACCGCGCGCGGCGAAGTGCACTGCCGCTTCGTCGCCGCATGCGGCAACGTGACGATCGGTGACGTTCTACCCGCGCCGATCGCGGCGCGCATCGCACCGATCGCGTCGTATATCGTCGCCACGGAACCGCTCGGCAAAGCACGCGCCGACGCGCTGATCCAGCAGCGCGAAGCGATCTGCGACAACAACTTCTTCCTCGACTATTTCCGTCTATCGGCAGACCACCGCGTGTTGTTCGGCGGACGTGCGAGTTCGACGGGCGCGTCGCCGGTGCAACTCGGCGCGGAGATTCGCGAGCGCATGATCGGCGTGTTCCCGCAACTCGCCGACGTGAAAGTCGACTATGCGTGGGGCGGTTTTGTCGACGTGACGCGCAATCGCGCGCCCGATTTCGGTTCGATCGATCCGAATTACTTCTACGTGCAGGGCTTTTCGGGGCACGGCGTGGCATTGACGGGAATTGCCGGGCGCGTCGTCGCCAAGGCCATGGCCGGCGAGACGGCGGCGTTCGATCTGTTTGCGCAGTTACGACACGCGCGCTTTCCTGGCGGCCCGGCGTTGCGCGGCCCCGCGCTTGAACTCGGCATGATGTATCACCGGATCCTCGAACTGTTCTAA
- a CDS encoding aspartate aminotransferase family protein produces MSYRTEEVAYVQPAVQASAPAAQQQRSTAEYRALDAAHHIHPFSDMGALNRSGSRVIVKAEGVYLWDSDGNKVIDGMAGLWCVNVGYGRKELADAAYKQMQELPFYNTFFKTTHPPVIELSALLAELAPAPFNHFFYCNSGSEGNDTVLRIVHHYWAAQGKQSKKVVISRKNGYHGSTIAGGTLGGMGYMHEQMPSKVENIVHIDQPYFFGEAQGNLTPEEFALARAQQLEAKILEIGADNVAAFIGEPFQGAGGVIFPASTYWPEIQRICRKYDILLVADEVIGGFGRTGEWFAHQHFGFEPDLITLAKGLTSGYVPMGAVGLHDRVAKVIIEGGDFNHGLTYSGHPVAAAVAVANLKLLRDEKIVERVKTDTGPYFQKKLRDTFANHPIIGEISGAGLVAGLQLAQDPQARKRFANGGDVGTICRDFCFNGNLIMRATGDRMLLSPPLVINKLEIDEIVTKAKKAIDATAQQLGIS; encoded by the coding sequence ATGAGCTACAGAACAGAAGAAGTCGCGTACGTACAACCGGCCGTGCAAGCCAGCGCGCCGGCCGCGCAGCAACAACGCAGCACCGCCGAATACCGCGCGCTCGACGCCGCGCATCACATCCATCCGTTCTCGGATATGGGCGCGCTGAACCGCAGCGGCAGCCGCGTGATCGTCAAGGCCGAAGGCGTGTATCTGTGGGATTCGGACGGCAATAAGGTGATCGACGGGATGGCGGGCCTGTGGTGCGTGAACGTGGGGTATGGCCGCAAGGAACTGGCCGACGCCGCGTATAAGCAGATGCAGGAACTGCCGTTCTACAACACCTTCTTCAAGACCACGCATCCGCCGGTGATCGAACTGTCGGCGTTGCTCGCCGAACTCGCGCCGGCGCCGTTCAACCACTTCTTCTACTGCAACAGCGGTTCGGAAGGCAACGACACGGTGCTGCGCATCGTCCACCACTACTGGGCGGCGCAAGGCAAGCAGTCGAAGAAGGTCGTGATCTCGCGCAAGAACGGCTATCACGGTTCGACCATCGCGGGCGGCACGCTCGGCGGCATGGGTTACATGCACGAGCAGATGCCCTCGAAGGTCGAGAACATCGTGCATATCGATCAGCCGTATTTCTTCGGCGAAGCGCAAGGCAATCTGACGCCGGAAGAATTCGCTCTGGCCCGCGCGCAACAACTGGAAGCGAAGATTCTCGAAATCGGCGCGGACAATGTGGCCGCGTTTATCGGTGAGCCTTTCCAGGGCGCGGGCGGCGTGATTTTCCCGGCCTCCACGTACTGGCCGGAAATTCAGCGCATCTGCCGCAAATACGACATTCTGCTCGTGGCCGATGAAGTGATCGGCGGGTTTGGCCGCACCGGCGAATGGTTCGCGCATCAGCACTTCGGTTTCGAGCCGGATCTGATCACGCTGGCAAAGGGTTTGACGAGCGGCTACGTGCCGATGGGCGCGGTCGGTCTGCATGACCGCGTCGCCAAGGTCATTATCGAAGGCGGCGACTTCAACCACGGCCTCACCTATTCGGGCCATCCGGTTGCGGCCGCGGTCGCGGTCGCCAACCTCAAGCTGCTGCGCGACGAGAAGATCGTCGAGCGCGTCAAAACCGACACGGGTCCGTACTTCCAGAAGAAGCTGCGCGACACCTTCGCCAATCATCCGATCATCGGTGAAATCTCCGGCGCGGGTCTGGTGGCCGGTCTGCAGCTCGCGCAAGACCCGCAGGCGCGCAAGCGCTTCGCGAACGGCGGCGACGTCGGCACGATCTGCCGCGACTTCTGTTTCAACGGCAACCTGATCATGCGCGCCACCGGCGACCGCATGCTCCTGTCGCCGCCGCTGGTGATCAATAAGCTGGAAATCGACGAGATCGTCACGAAGGCCAAAAAAGCCATCGATGCGACCGCACAACAACTCGGTATTTCGTAA
- a CDS encoding DUF2891 domain-containing protein has protein sequence MTLLLTPELASRFANLALAHLTREYPNKLTHSLDGPQDVQGPRALHPIFYGSYDWHSCVHGYWLILHLLERFPDLPEAARIVAVVDEHFTAANVAGECAYLDLAHNRGFERPYGWAWLLALSAQLGSLKRSDAARWTKTFAPLTEIFVERFEEFLPKATYPLRVGTHFNMAFALSLTLDFARQTSRGSLEALLVSTAERWFLNDVACQAWEPAGDEFLSPSLMEAELMRRVLPPAQFVDWFGRFLPDIGAKKPATLFEPVTVTDRTDGKIAHLDGLNLSRAWCQRSLARALPTGDIRRTVLFEAAEQHLHSALPHVAGDYMGEHWLGTFATLALEA, from the coding sequence ATGACCCTTCTACTAACTCCCGAACTCGCTTCCCGATTCGCCAATCTCGCGCTCGCTCACCTCACGCGCGAGTATCCGAACAAGCTGACGCACTCGCTGGACGGTCCGCAGGACGTGCAGGGTCCGCGTGCATTGCACCCGATTTTTTACGGCAGTTACGACTGGCATTCATGCGTGCACGGCTACTGGTTGATCCTGCATCTACTCGAGCGTTTTCCCGATCTGCCGGAAGCGGCGCGTATCGTCGCCGTGGTCGATGAACATTTCACCGCGGCTAATGTGGCCGGTGAGTGCGCGTATCTTGATCTGGCGCATAACCGCGGTTTCGAGCGTCCGTATGGTTGGGCGTGGTTGCTCGCGCTCAGCGCGCAACTCGGATCGCTGAAACGCTCGGACGCCGCGCGCTGGACGAAAACTTTTGCGCCGCTGACCGAGATCTTTGTCGAACGTTTCGAAGAGTTTCTGCCGAAGGCTACCTATCCGTTGCGGGTCGGCACGCACTTCAACATGGCCTTCGCGCTGTCGCTCACACTGGATTTCGCGCGGCAAACCTCGCGTGGATCGCTTGAAGCGTTGCTCGTCAGCACAGCGGAGCGCTGGTTTCTGAACGACGTGGCCTGTCAGGCATGGGAGCCTGCCGGCGACGAGTTCCTGTCGCCTTCGCTCATGGAAGCGGAGTTGATGCGGCGCGTCCTGCCGCCGGCGCAATTCGTCGACTGGTTCGGGCGCTTTCTACCGGACATTGGTGCAAAAAAACCCGCTACGCTGTTCGAACCCGTTACCGTGACGGATCGCACCGACGGCAAGATCGCGCATCTGGATGGCTTGAATCTGAGCCGTGCGTGGTGTCAGCGCTCATTGGCGCGCGCCCTGCCCACCGGGGACATTCGCCGCACGGTGTTGTTCGAGGCGGCCGAGCAGCATTTGCATAGCGCGCTGCCGCATGTGGCGGGCGACTATATGGGCGAGCATTGGCTGGGCACGTTCGCGACGCTCGCGCTGGAAGCGTGA
- a CDS encoding ABC transporter ATP-binding protein, producing MNSTTSKSAAGATQMARPAVATKSKPEEFVRIENVVKKFGDSVAVDNVNLSIAKNELFALLGSSGCGKSTLLRMLAGLETVTSGRIFVDGEDLAAMPPYKRPVNMMFQSYALFPHMSVEANIAFGLKQEGTPKNEIKERVADALHLVQMSKYAQRKPHQLSGGQQQRVALARSLVKRPKLLLLDEPMSALDKKIRQKTQLELVNIIEKVDVTCVMVTHDQEEAMTMAGRLAVMSEGRIVQIGSPSQVYEFPNSRFSAEFIGSTNLFEGTVVADEPDHIFVESEELESRIYVSHGITGPLGMPVGISVRPERVKVSLDKPSTPHNWARGVVSDVAYMGSYSLYHVRLPSGKTVVSNLSSSHLMSEGAPSYNDDVFVYWSPASGVVLTQ from the coding sequence ATGAACTCGACGACTTCAAAAAGCGCAGCCGGCGCCACCCAGATGGCCCGCCCCGCAGTAGCGACAAAATCGAAACCGGAGGAGTTCGTCCGCATCGAAAACGTCGTTAAAAAATTCGGCGACAGCGTCGCTGTCGACAATGTCAATCTGAGCATCGCCAAGAACGAACTGTTCGCGCTGCTCGGCAGCTCAGGCTGCGGCAAGTCCACTCTCCTGCGCATGCTCGCGGGGCTCGAGACGGTCACGTCCGGGCGCATTTTCGTCGACGGCGAAGATCTCGCCGCGATGCCGCCATACAAGCGGCCGGTCAACATGATGTTCCAGTCGTATGCGCTGTTCCCGCACATGAGCGTGGAGGCGAACATCGCCTTCGGCCTGAAGCAGGAAGGCACGCCGAAGAACGAGATCAAGGAACGCGTCGCCGACGCGCTGCATCTCGTGCAGATGAGCAAGTACGCCCAGCGCAAGCCGCACCAGTTGTCAGGCGGCCAGCAGCAGCGTGTGGCGCTCGCCCGTTCGCTGGTCAAGCGCCCCAAGCTGCTGCTGCTCGACGAGCCGATGTCGGCGCTCGATAAGAAGATCCGCCAGAAGACCCAGCTCGAACTGGTGAACATCATCGAAAAGGTCGACGTGACCTGCGTGATGGTCACGCACGATCAGGAAGAAGCAATGACCATGGCCGGCCGGCTCGCGGTCATGAGCGAAGGCCGCATCGTGCAGATCGGTTCGCCGAGCCAGGTGTATGAGTTTCCGAATAGCCGCTTTTCCGCCGAGTTCATCGGCTCGACCAATCTGTTCGAAGGCACGGTCGTCGCGGATGAACCGGATCACATCTTCGTGGAAAGCGAAGAGCTCGAATCGCGCATTTACGTGAGCCACGGCATTACCGGCCCGCTCGGCATGCCGGTGGGCATCTCGGTGCGCCCGGAACGCGTGAAGGTGTCGCTCGACAAACCGTCGACGCCGCACAACTGGGCGCGCGGCGTGGTCTCGGATGTGGCCTACATGGGCAGCTATTCGCTGTATCACGTGCGCCTGCCGAGCGGCAAGACCGTAGTGTCGAATCTCTCCAGCTCGCACCTGATGAGCGAAGGTGCGCCGTCCTATAACGACGACGTGTTCGTCTACTGGTCGCCGGCTAGCGGCGTGGTGCTGACGCAATGA
- a CDS encoding DUF3138 family protein, with translation MRKKLICLLVAGSLPGMAMADATSDQIKALQAQLNALQKEVKQLRSEVATKPKANAAMVAAPAPTPAVAEAPVDISSPDYGKARASLTNDQVDTMKQQIANQQLKVDSLVDAANTGPLAGLSVTGYIDPTYIYNRAASSSSFLFANHESSYNYFNSTFGDLYLDIKKTFGVGPMAPSAEITLMPNRGNGITLLQNEHGNIGNNLLNTAVVTIPMTATTTFVAGLMPSFGGYEVQQSNQMLTLTHNLLYDFSDPGSYVGVGLNYTGDGSNWAWKFMLGNEQYRTYGSVVQTGTNAMGDPITSSNKIPTFTARVDYTWSSALDIGGSFNIGRQTLAAATDPSGNVLPGVYGVGGQSTNPYGTFFFGEADLAYTQADVQYNAEVDYGQQQNAAFNGGQAQWYGLSLLAHRKFSLPGVGRMGLTARYDVLVDSKNGGGGGGVALNANGMDTADGFGIGADCLANSKSNGGLGFECKGAIHQDVSLDVLFYPTQQITVKVEYRHDWANKQVFLKNDGSYGKSNDLLGTQLIYSF, from the coding sequence ATGAGAAAGAAGCTCATCTGTCTGTTGGTGGCGGGGAGTTTGCCTGGCATGGCCATGGCGGACGCTACCAGCGACCAGATCAAGGCGCTCCAGGCCCAACTCAACGCACTGCAAAAGGAAGTGAAGCAGTTGCGCTCGGAAGTGGCGACCAAACCGAAGGCCAATGCGGCGATGGTGGCGGCTCCGGCCCCTACTCCGGCCGTGGCCGAGGCGCCGGTCGACATTTCGTCGCCTGACTACGGCAAGGCGCGCGCCTCGTTGACCAACGACCAGGTCGACACGATGAAGCAGCAGATCGCCAACCAGCAACTGAAAGTCGATTCGCTGGTCGATGCCGCCAACACTGGACCGCTCGCGGGCCTGTCAGTCACCGGCTATATCGATCCGACCTACATCTATAACCGTGCGGCAAGCAGTTCGTCGTTCCTGTTCGCGAACCACGAAAGCAGCTACAACTACTTCAACAGCACGTTCGGCGATCTGTACCTCGACATCAAGAAGACCTTCGGTGTCGGCCCGATGGCGCCGTCGGCCGAAATCACGTTGATGCCGAACCGCGGCAACGGCATCACGCTGCTGCAGAACGAACACGGCAATATCGGCAACAACCTCCTGAACACGGCGGTGGTGACGATTCCGATGACGGCGACCACGACCTTCGTGGCCGGCCTGATGCCGAGCTTCGGCGGTTATGAAGTGCAGCAGTCGAATCAGATGCTGACGCTCACGCATAACCTGCTGTACGACTTCTCCGATCCGGGCAGCTATGTCGGCGTCGGCCTGAACTACACGGGCGACGGCAGCAACTGGGCATGGAAGTTCATGCTCGGCAACGAGCAGTACCGCACGTACGGTTCGGTGGTACAGACCGGCACAAATGCGATGGGCGATCCGATCACGAGCAGCAACAAGATCCCGACCTTCACGGCTCGCGTCGACTACACCTGGTCGAGCGCGCTGGATATCGGCGGCTCGTTCAATATCGGTCGTCAGACGCTGGCGGCGGCCACCGACCCGAGCGGCAATGTATTGCCGGGCGTGTATGGAGTCGGCGGTCAGTCGACCAACCCGTATGGCACGTTCTTCTTCGGCGAAGCGGATCTGGCCTATACGCAGGCCGACGTCCAGTACAACGCCGAAGTCGACTACGGCCAGCAGCAGAATGCCGCCTTCAATGGCGGCCAGGCCCAGTGGTACGGTCTGTCGTTGCTGGCGCATCGCAAGTTCTCGCTGCCGGGCGTCGGGCGCATGGGTTTGACCGCGCGTTATGACGTGCTGGTCGACAGCAAGAACGGTGGTGGCGGTGGTGGCGTCGCGTTGAACGCGAACGGCATGGACACCGCGGACGGCTTCGGTATCGGCGCGGACTGTCTGGCCAATTCGAAGAGCAACGGCGGCCTCGGTTTCGAATGCAAGGGCGCCATCCATCAGGACGTCTCGCTCGACGTGTTGTTCTATCCGACCCAGCAGATTACGGTCAAGGTGGAATACCGGCACGACTGGGCCAACAAGCAGGTGTTCCTGAAGAACGACGGCTCGTACGGCAAGTCCAACGACCTGCTCGGCACGCAGCTGATTTACTCGTTCTAA
- a CDS encoding NAD(P)/FAD-dependent oxidoreductase, with protein MLRFSNQPHVPSYYAATVNDNTRHPPLDDSITVDVCVIGAGLTGISTALNLAERGHTVAVLEASKVGWAASGRNGGQLIGGFACDIDTFAKFMPADDVKRVWDMGLETLDIVKERIAKHRIDCDLTIGYLTAANKPRDTDALQKWRDEARRRFGYDRFSYVDADGIGQYVQSQRYLGGLFDADSGHLHPLNYTLGLARAAREAGVQIFEDSCVTALREENGRHVAETARGKVQAQFVVLACNTYLGQLAPDVASKIMPVGTYVIATEPLDADRAEALMPAKAAVCDSRFVLDYFRPAPDNRLLWGGKVSYSKFAPRNLGEAMRRDMLKTFPQLDDVKIDYAWGGFVDITMNRAPHFGRLSPTIYFAQGFSGHGVNTTGLAGKLIAEAIDGQASRFDLFGKIRHLDFPGGATLRTPALVLAMAWYRMKDLL; from the coding sequence ATGCTCCGCTTCTCGAACCAGCCTCACGTACCTTCGTACTACGCCGCTACAGTCAACGACAACACGCGCCATCCCCCGCTGGACGACTCGATTACGGTCGACGTCTGCGTGATCGGCGCGGGACTGACCGGCATTTCCACCGCGCTGAACCTCGCCGAACGCGGCCACACGGTCGCGGTGCTCGAAGCGTCGAAAGTCGGCTGGGCGGCGAGCGGTCGCAATGGCGGCCAGTTGATCGGCGGCTTTGCGTGCGATATCGACACGTTCGCGAAGTTCATGCCCGCGGACGACGTGAAGCGGGTCTGGGACATGGGCCTCGAAACGCTCGACATCGTCAAGGAGCGGATCGCGAAGCATCGGATCGATTGCGATCTGACGATCGGTTATCTGACTGCGGCGAACAAACCGCGCGATACGGATGCGCTGCAAAAATGGCGCGACGAAGCGCGGCGCCGCTTCGGCTATGACCGCTTCAGTTATGTCGACGCCGACGGCATCGGCCAGTACGTGCAATCGCAGCGCTATCTCGGCGGTCTGTTCGACGCGGACAGCGGCCATCTGCATCCGTTGAATTACACGCTGGGTCTTGCACGCGCGGCGCGCGAGGCCGGCGTACAGATTTTCGAAGACAGTTGCGTGACCGCGCTGCGTGAAGAAAACGGCCGACATGTGGCCGAAACCGCGCGCGGCAAGGTGCAGGCGCAGTTCGTCGTGCTCGCCTGCAATACCTATCTCGGCCAACTCGCGCCGGACGTGGCGAGCAAGATCATGCCGGTCGGCACCTATGTGATCGCCACCGAACCGCTCGACGCCGACCGTGCCGAAGCGCTGATGCCCGCCAAAGCCGCGGTCTGCGACAGCCGCTTCGTGCTCGACTACTTCCGGCCCGCGCCGGATAATCGCCTGCTGTGGGGTGGTAAGGTCAGCTATTCGAAGTTCGCACCGCGTAACCTCGGCGAAGCGATGCGCCGCGATATGCTGAAGACCTTCCCGCAACTCGACGATGTCAAAATCGACTATGCGTGGGGCGGTTTCGTCGACATCACGATGAACCGCGCGCCGCATTTCGGGCGCCTGTCGCCCACCATTTATTTTGCGCAGGGCTTCTCCGGGCACGGCGTGAACACCACCGGTCTCGCCGGTAAGCTGATCGCCGAGGCGATCGACGGTCAGGCGTCGCGCTTCGATCTGTTCGGCAAGATCCGCCACCTCGACTTCCCCGGCGGCGCTACACTGCGCACCCCTGCCCTCGTACTCGCGATGGCCTGGTATCGAATGAAGGACCTGCTTTGA
- a CDS encoding polyamine ABC transporter substrate-binding protein produces MSVSHLRHAVAGAALLAFAGFTALSVTPALAADTELNVYNWSDYIAKDTIPNFEKQDGIKVKYDNYDSDDTLQAKLLAGSSGYDIVVPTSNYMAKQIQAGVYQKLDKSKLPNLANLDPVLMKMIADADPGNQYGVPWAYGTDGIGYNVQAVQKALGANAPVDSWALVFDPANLSKLKGCGVSFLDQAVDVFAATLQYMHKDPNSTNPADYQAAFEVLKKVRPYITQFNSSGYINDLANNDVCVAVGWSGDVGIASRRTEEAKRSYQIKFSNVKEGGLLWFDVMVIPKDAPHAEAALKWINYIEDPKVNAAITNEVFYPTANKAARQFVTPTVVQDKTVYPGDDVLSKMTLMKPMPTDILRLENRLWAQLKTGH; encoded by the coding sequence ATGAGCGTTAGTCATCTTCGTCATGCGGTCGCGGGGGCCGCGCTGCTCGCCTTCGCGGGTTTTACGGCGCTGTCGGTTACGCCGGCCCTTGCGGCCGACACGGAACTGAACGTGTATAACTGGTCGGATTACATCGCGAAGGACACGATTCCGAACTTCGAGAAGCAGGACGGCATCAAGGTCAAGTACGACAACTACGATAGCGACGACACGCTGCAGGCCAAGCTGCTCGCAGGCAGTTCCGGCTACGACATCGTGGTGCCCACGTCGAACTACATGGCCAAGCAGATTCAGGCGGGTGTGTATCAGAAGCTCGACAAATCGAAACTGCCGAACCTCGCGAATCTCGACCCCGTGCTGATGAAGATGATTGCCGACGCCGACCCAGGTAACCAGTACGGTGTGCCCTGGGCCTACGGCACCGACGGTATCGGCTACAACGTGCAAGCCGTGCAGAAGGCGCTTGGCGCCAATGCACCGGTGGATAGCTGGGCCCTCGTGTTCGATCCGGCCAACCTCTCGAAGCTGAAAGGCTGCGGCGTATCGTTCCTCGACCAGGCTGTCGACGTATTCGCCGCGACGCTGCAATACATGCATAAGGACCCGAACAGCACGAACCCCGCCGACTATCAGGCTGCATTCGAAGTGCTGAAGAAAGTCCGCCCTTACATTACCCAATTCAACTCGTCGGGCTACATCAACGATCTCGCCAATAACGACGTGTGCGTCGCAGTGGGCTGGTCCGGCGACGTCGGCATCGCGAGCCGCCGCACCGAGGAAGCGAAACGTTCGTACCAGATCAAGTTCTCGAACGTGAAGGAAGGCGGCTTGCTGTGGTTCGACGTGATGGTGATCCCGAAAGATGCGCCGCACGCCGAAGCCGCCCTCAAGTGGATCAACTACATTGAAGATCCGAAGGTCAACGCAGCGATCACCAACGAAGTGTTCTACCCGACCGCGAACAAGGCCGCGCGCCAGTTCGTGACGCCGACCGTCGTTCAGGACAAGACCGTTTATCCGGGCGACGACGTACTCAGCAAAATGACGCTGATGAAACCTATGCCGACCGATATTCTGCGCCTTGAAAACCGTCTTTGGGCGCAGCTTAAAACCGGTCATTGA
- a CDS encoding ABC transporter permease subunit, with amino-acid sequence MIKPNRTLSNSVLTFGFLFLYIPIFSLIVYSFNESKLVTVWSGFSLKWYGALLQDDELLNAAWLSMKIGLMTAFASVVIGTWAGFVLARFGRFRGFTLFAGMINAPLVIPEVIQGISLLLLFVALEQMLGWPKGRGLFTIWIGHVMLCVSYVAIIVQSRIKEMNKSLEEAALDLGATPFKVFFLITLPLISQALMSGWLLSFTLSFDDLVLSAFLSGPGSTTLPLVVFSRVRLGLNPEMNALATIFITTVTIGVIAVNRWMQVRERKRNRDMQQAFALAEAADPLPSAPQQAAVRKPLDTARA; translated from the coding sequence ATGATCAAGCCTAATAGAACGCTTTCCAATAGCGTGCTGACCTTCGGGTTTCTGTTTCTGTATATCCCGATCTTCAGCCTGATTGTCTATTCGTTCAACGAGTCGAAGCTCGTCACCGTCTGGTCCGGCTTCTCGCTCAAATGGTACGGCGCGCTGCTGCAGGACGACGAGTTGCTGAACGCCGCGTGGCTCTCGATGAAGATCGGTCTGATGACCGCATTTGCCTCTGTCGTGATCGGCACGTGGGCCGGCTTCGTGCTGGCGCGCTTCGGACGGTTTCGCGGCTTCACGCTGTTCGCCGGCATGATCAACGCACCGCTCGTGATTCCTGAAGTGATTCAGGGTATCTCGCTGCTGCTGCTGTTCGTCGCGCTCGAACAGATGCTCGGCTGGCCGAAGGGCCGCGGCCTCTTCACGATCTGGATCGGTCACGTGATGCTGTGCGTCTCTTACGTGGCGATCATCGTGCAGTCGCGTATCAAGGAGATGAACAAGTCGCTCGAAGAAGCCGCGCTCGATCTCGGCGCCACGCCGTTCAAGGTGTTCTTCCTGATCACGCTGCCGCTGATCTCGCAAGCCCTGATGTCCGGCTGGCTGCTGTCGTTCACGCTCTCGTTCGACGACCTCGTGCTGTCCGCGTTCCTCTCCGGTCCCGGTTCGACCACGCTGCCGCTGGTCGTGTTCTCGCGGGTGCGTCTCGGCCTGAATCCGGAAATGAATGCGCTCGCCACGATCTTCATCACCACGGTGACGATCGGCGTGATCGCCGTGAACCGCTGGATGCAGGTCCGCGAGCGTAAGCGCAACCGCGACATGCAGCAGGCGTTTGCTCTCGCCGAAGCCGCCGACCCTTTACCGTCCGCACCACAACAAGCCGCCGTACGTAAACCGCTCGATACGGCACGCGCATAA
- a CDS encoding ABC transporter permease subunit: MSHPTSSPSALGAPPASRLFGALKKRLAMFVPSGRTTVIGVPFLWLTLFFALPFVLVLKISFADLRLGIPPYTDLMTIKDGIVHFAIQLGHYAFLLQDDLYVATYISSLKMAGVSTFFCLLIGYPIAYYIARSEPAKRNLLMMGVMLPFWTSFLIRVYAWIGILKDDGLLNHTLMAIGMIHSPLRLYHTDIGVYIGMVYSYLPFMVMPLYAHLVKMDLTLLEAAYDLGCKPWTAFTRITLPLSKNGIIAGSLLVFIPAVGEYVIPELLGGADTLMIGRVMWDEFFNDMDWPMASAVTVAMVLLLLVPMAVFQYYQVKELEDAK; the protein is encoded by the coding sequence ATGAGCCATCCCACCTCCTCCCCCTCGGCGCTCGGCGCGCCGCCCGCCAGCCGGTTGTTCGGCGCGCTGAAAAAACGCCTCGCGATGTTCGTGCCGTCGGGCCGCACAACGGTGATCGGCGTGCCGTTCCTGTGGCTCACGCTGTTCTTCGCGTTGCCGTTCGTGCTGGTGCTGAAGATCAGTTTCGCCGATCTGCGTCTGGGCATTCCGCCCTACACGGATCTGATGACGATCAAAGACGGCATCGTGCACTTCGCGATCCAGTTGGGGCACTACGCGTTCCTGCTGCAGGACGATCTGTATGTCGCGACCTATATCAGCTCGTTGAAGATGGCTGGTGTCTCGACCTTCTTCTGCCTGCTGATCGGCTACCCGATCGCGTATTACATCGCCCGCTCGGAACCGGCCAAACGCAACCTGCTAATGATGGGCGTGATGCTGCCGTTCTGGACGTCGTTCCTGATTCGCGTTTATGCATGGATCGGCATCCTGAAGGACGACGGTCTGCTCAATCACACGCTGATGGCGATCGGCATGATTCATTCGCCGTTGCGCCTCTACCACACGGATATTGGCGTCTATATCGGCATGGTCTATTCCTACCTGCCCTTCATGGTGATGCCGTTGTACGCGCATCTGGTGAAGATGGATCTGACGCTGCTCGAAGCGGCCTACGACCTGGGCTGCAAACCGTGGACCGCCTTCACGCGTATCACGTTGCCGCTGTCGAAGAACGGCATTATCGCCGGCAGTCTGCTGGTGTTCATTCCGGCGGTCGGCGAGTACGTGATTCCCGAACTGCTCGGCGGCGCCGACACGCTGATGATCGGCCGTGTGATGTGGGATGAATTCTTCAACGATATGGACTGGCCGATGGCTTCCGCCGTCACCGTCGCGATGGTGTTGCTGCTGCTCGTGCCGATGGCCGTGTTCCAGTACTACCAGGTCAAGGAACTGGAGGACGCGAAATGA